From the Aerococcus viridans genome, the window TACAAACTGCTCGTGTTTTCCGTGAAGGTTTCTTACAACAAAATACCTTCCATAAGGTAGACTCAGCGGTGCCAATGGCTAAACAAGAAAAAATGATAGAAGTTATTTTATACTTACATCACCGTGCGAAGTCATTGGTCCAATGGGGTATGCCGATGTCATATCTAAATAAATCAAACATTTTCACTGATGTAATCAACATGAAGTATACAACCTCAAATGACAACTTAACTGATTTCGATCACTACTTTGAGGATATCGATACATTCTATGAAAATGCTATGCAAGAGAACGGTTAAGGGGGAATAATAATGGCAATAGAATATCTAGGATTAAATTCCATTAATGGCCCTCTAGTAGTTGTAGACGGTGTTAGAGGTGCTGCATATAACGATATCGTACGCTTTCGCGTGAATGGCAACGAAGAAAAATTAGGTCAAATTATTACAATGGAAGGCGAAAAAGCCATCATTCAAGTATTTGACTCAACTACTTCTATGTCTCTAGACAATACACATATACAATTTACTGGCCACGGTTTAGAAATCGAACTTGCACCTGAAATTCAAGGGCGTGTGTTTGATGGAATCGGTCGACCAATTGATAATTTAGGACCAATCCATTCTGGCATTAAGCGTGATGTTAATGGTGCACCACTGAACCCTGTATCTCGTGTTTACCCACGTGACTATATTGAAACTGGGTTCTCAGCCATTGACGGATTAATGACGTTAATTCGTGGTCAAAAATTACCTATCTTCTCTGGTGATGGTATGAGTCATAACCAAGTAGCCGCTCAAATCGTTAAACAAGCTAAATTGGGTGAAGATTCTGACGAAGAATTCGCTGTTGTATTTGCTGCTATGGGTGTAAAACATGATATTGCCGACTACTTCCGTCGTTCATTTGAAGAGTCCGGTGCCATGGACCACGTAACCATGTTCGTGAACACCGCTGACGATCCCGTTATGGAACGTCTAATTACCCCTCGTGTGGCCTTAACTACAGCTGAATACTTGGCTTATGATTTAGGTAAACATGTGTTAGTTATCTTAACAGATATGACTTCTTTTGC encodes:
- a CDS encoding V-type ATP synthase subunit B, whose amino-acid sequence is MAIEYLGLNSINGPLVVVDGVRGAAYNDIVRFRVNGNEEKLGQIITMEGEKAIIQVFDSTTSMSLDNTHIQFTGHGLEIELAPEIQGRVFDGIGRPIDNLGPIHSGIKRDVNGAPLNPVSRVYPRDYIETGFSAIDGLMTLIRGQKLPIFSGDGMSHNQVAAQIVKQAKLGEDSDEEFAVVFAAMGVKHDIADYFRRSFEESGAMDHVTMFVNTADDPVMERLITPRVALTTAEYLAYDLGKHVLVILTDMTSFAEALREVSSAKQEIPSRKGYPGYLYSELATIYERAGIVKGKPGSVTQIPILTMPNDDITHPIPDLTGYITEGQIVLDRVIEGKNVYPPVGILPSLSRLMKDGIGEGFTREDHSDVANQLFASYSGANEAKSLASVIGEEELSDIDKLYLKFGELFEQKFVGQSQDETRSIQETLDLGWQLLGIFPREELTRMDTEVLDKYYKNTADEVLNQQTTDKPLV